AAGGTACTAGTTTTGTCGGTTTTTAAAGTCAGGGTATAGCCGCCGGGATTGTCGGTCTTAATATTCCAAGCAGCGCCGCCGGAAGCGTTAGTCACCGGCACGACCGTGCTCAAAGACATGTCCGAAAGCGAAAGATTGCTTGCGGGCACGGTTAAAGAGATATAGACTTCCTGAAGCTCTTGGTAACCGGCCTTGAGCTTATAGCTGGAGCTTGCCATCTCGCCGGTACCGACCTCGCCGATAGTGTCGCTGGAAAGATAATTAGTTGATTTCTGATCCACCCCGCCGACATTGACGCTATCGTCCTGGATAATATAGTTTTCGCTCTTCATGGCAGAAACAAAAGAGGCAATGACAAACAGCGTCGCCATGACTGCTAAAAAACGGTTTTTTAAGAATTCGATTTGCGTCATTTAATTAGTTTTGAAGCCGCCTGATAGATATAATTGATAAACGATTGGATTTTGGCAATAATTTCCTGATACCAGGACCCGACCGGGACAACCGGGATTGACGACTGCTCTTTTCTAACAAGCAATTCGGAAGAGATTGTTTTCACCGAACGGTTTTTGTGATCCAACACGGTAATAATTAAAGGATACATTCCCGGGTCTTCTGGCGGCAGGAAAACCGCAGAATAAAAAGTTTTTTCCTTGTTGACTCTCAAAAGATATAAAAACTCTTTGCCGCCTTTTTGTAAACTTATTGTTATCGTTTTAAGGATTTCCGGCATTCTCTCATATCCAACGAAAACTTTAACCGGCGCCTTATTGTTGACGCGGATTTTTGCCCTGCCCGTAGGAATAATATTTTTGCCTTCCTGTCTAAACTCAAAATCTTTCAGCGAGAGTTTTTGGATAGACGAAACCGGCGCCGTCGGCGAAGGAGAAACAGACGGAGTCGGCGAGGGCGAGGGGGTAACAAAAACCGCTGTCGGAAGAAACGCCGAAGCCATTGCTCCCGAAGAATAATTTTCTGATTCGTCATAGGAAAAAGCGGTATAGTAATAAGTCATGCCTTCTTCCACCTCTCTGTCAACAAAAGAACTTCCCTTTCCGCTGTAGACGGTAATGCCGGAAAAAGGATCTAAGGGATAAAACTGGTCGTTCCTCATTATTTTGACGCCTTTAAAATCGGCGTCGGGCGGATTTTTCCAGCGCAGCGTAATTTTGCCGCGACCGGCAACGGCTTCAAAATCGGCGGTGTTTGCCGGCGAAGTCGTGTCCGGCAGAGAAAGCGTGGTGAACTGATAATTAGACGTTTTGGCAGTATTCCCCTTTTTATCATGGACGGTTATCTGGAAATAATAAAGAGTTGAGGGCGAAAGATTCGACAAAAGGAAAGAGTGGGCGGCATTAAGACCGGTTTCAGAGATTGTTTCAATTTCATAATCAATGGTTTTGCCCCAGGATAACTGGGAAAGAGCAAGCTCAGAAGTATCAAATTTGATTATTGCCGAAGAGGTAGAACGGAAAATATAGAGATTGGAGATGCCTGGCGGCGTCGTGTCAAAAATCTCGGCAAGAAGAAGCGGGTTGCTGCCGCCGAATATAGGATTGGTTACCTCAAGGGTAATATGGACGACATCGCTTTCAGATGCTGCCCCGATGCTTCGAAGATCGGCAAAAAACAAAATAACGACAATAACAAGAAAAACTGCCGGAATGCTAACTAGCTTCTTTAATTTTAAAAACCGGGGGAGCTGGTTCATTACTTCATTTTATCACAACCGCGGGGTTTTTGGCACTCTCAATGTTCTGCCAGATATAATGATTTCTTCCCAGGCAATAATCAAGCCAGCCTAAAAATCTTGCCAAGGCCTCAAGAAGTACTATCAGAGAAACAAACGCCAAAAAGCGGATACTCGGCTTAAGATTCTTAAAAATAAGGGCAAAAATCTTTTGCCAATCCATGGTGGAAACTTTATGCCCCAGCTGTTTTCTCAAAGCCAGGTGGCCGCAGAAAATCCGGCGCCGCTGTTTTAGAAAATCAAAAAGGCTTTCCGGCCCTTTGTTGTAAACAATGGCGTCAGGCACATAGACAACTTTAAAGCCGGCCGAGGAAATAATCGCTTCAATCACGGCTTCGTCAACCGCAGTTGGCGGAATTTTGTCAAAAATCTTCCTGAAAGCGACCAGTTCCCCCATTTTCGGCTCTGCCAGAGAAAGTTGATGGTGCAGTTCCCAAAGGAAATGGCTGGCAAAGCCCCAAAAACCGCTTTCATTGTTTGTCGGCATGGGTCTGGCGCCAGCCATGCCAACCAGGGAATCCTCAAACGGCTTGATTAATCTTTCCAAGACGTCCTCGCTAGGCAGGGTATCGGCGCTCTCAATTGCCAGAATTTCGTTTTTGGCGGTCTTCAAAAACAGGTTGATGGCCGAGAACTTGCCCTCTCTTTTTTCCTGAACCAAAACCCTGACTCGACCGTCTTTAGCGGAAAAACCCCGGGAGATCTCCACCGTCTTGTCAGTGCAGCCGGAAGCGACAACTATAATTTCCTCAAGCTCAACCTTATTTAATTTCTGGCCCAAAACCGCCCCGAGCAGCTTGGCGACGTTTTTTTCCTCGTTATAGGCGAAAATTCCTAAAGAAATTTTCATAAAAACACAAATTTATTTATCTTTTATCCCCCGACAATACGCCATATGGCCAAGGATATTCTGCCGCTTTTCAATCCAGAAACTTATTTTTCTCGCTATCGTTCCTAAGGACTTGCCCAAAAAAGGAAGGAAACGGTAAAAATCTCCCAAGAGAACGCCATCGGGAAGAATGCCGCATTTTAAATGCTTAAAACCGGCTCTCTCCATCATTTTTGCCAGTTGCTTTGGACGATATGATTTTTCATAACCCTGATAGCCAAATTGAGGGGTTTTTAAAATATTTAATATCGGCCGGGTGATAAGAGTTCTTATTGAAAAGACATTGGGGACTGTAATTAAAGCTGTGCCGCTGTTCTTTAAAACCCTGTAAATTTCAGCTATGGCTTTTTCGGTTTCCGGAAAATGTTCTATGGCCCCGAAACTGACGATTGCGTCAAAAAAATCATCTTCAAAAGGCATTTGCCGGATATCGCCGACACGAAAGTCGCTGCCGGAATTTTCCGCTTCGGCTTTGGCCAAACATCTCTTGACCGCCTCTTTGACAATATCAATTCCATATCCCTTATAACCGAGCCTTTCAAAATAAAAAACCCATTGGCCCAGGCCGCTGCCCGCATCCAAAGCCATAGAACCCTTGGGATATCTTGCCAAAATAGAATTGACAATTCCGAAGACCAGGCTCCTTTCATCAACCTCGCGGAACTCTTCTAAATTCCAAACATTTTCCCAGTCCTGTTTTAAATCGCTTGCCATAGTTTTTCATTTTCTTTATTCGTTTCTTCCAATATTTTTTCAATTCTTTCTCTTCCCGCCTCGCCCATTTTTTTTCTTAAATCCGGATTTTCCATTAAAATCTTGATTTTTTCTTTAAGCGCTAGCGGATCTTTAATGGGAACAAGGAAGCCGGTTTTTCCGTCTTCCACCAAATCTTTGGCGCCGCTGGTTTGAGTGGCTATTACCGGCAAGCCCGAAGCCATTGCCTCCATCATTGCCATACCCAAAGCCTCGGTAAAGGAGGGGTTGACAAAAACATCGGCTCGCTGAAAAACTTCGGCCAGATTTAAATGGGGAACATGACCCAAAAACTCAATGTCAAGACCGTCTGCCATTGTCTTTAATTGCCGGCTGAAAATCTCGTCTTTGGGATTGGTGACCGAGCCTGCTATTTCCAGCCGAAAAAGACAGCCTTCGGATTTTAAAGCTTTTGCCGCCAAAACTAAAGTTTCCAAACCCTTGATCTTTTTTATCTGGCCCACGTATAAAATCCGGGGCGGACCAAAATAATCTCCTTTTCTTTCTAGCGATAAAAACGGTTCGGCATTTATCAGAATCGGGATTTTAACCGTTTTTCTGGCACCGTATTTTTTTGCCTCCCTGATCAACCCTTGAGAAATGCCGATCACCAAATCGTAAAAAGGCAGGGAAAGACGATAGATGAGTTTGAGGATAAAAACTTTCAGAACCAGGCCCGGGCCGGAATGACCTTCCAGTTCTGACTCAATTTCAAAGTAATCTATTTTGTGGGCTTCCAGCCGCAAAACCACCTTTTTCCCTTTTAACTTTCCGACAACCAAGGCTGGCAGGCCGGCCCATAAAGGGATGACCGGCATAAAAACTAATTTAGCTTCTTTGGGGATGCTTTGACAAATTTTCCAAAGCGTTCTTCCAATCCAAATCATAAATTTAATACCGGCAATATATCCTGAATTATAGGGTTTTAAATAAGGATAAAAAATAAACTTTCCTTCTTCTCTCTCAAAAATTTCCGGCACCTTTTCTTTTGACCAATAAGTAATATGAATTTTGTCAAAATATTTTAAATAATAAGCAAGATTATGAATGCTTATAATATGAGCGTGAGTCATGCTGGGAGTATCGTAGATTATAACTAATTCTTTAGACATTTTATGAAAACTAAATTTTTCTTCCCACAACTAAAATAGTAGGGGAAAGTAATGGAAAATACCACAATAGTTTTTGACTAAGTTTTTTAAGCCACTTAGGAATAGGTACATTTTCAAAGCCCAGTCCATAAATTTGATATTTCCAATTTTTTCTGTGTTCAAGATAAAATTTCAAACTTTTTAGTGAATATTTAAGTATATGACTAGGATCCTTTTTAAAATGAGGGGAAAAAGGATTTGGCAATGTAGCGATAATAAGATTAACGGTTAAATTTTCAAGCTGATCGAAAATATCTAATTTTGGCAAATGCTCAATAATTTCTGAAGCCCATATAACTGTAAATTTAGTCTTGTAAGAAAGAGGATATATATCTTTCAGATGGACTTCATCATAATGAGGAAGAAGTTTGCACAAATTGACTAATTCTGGATTCTTATCAATACCAATAAGGTATTTGGTTTTTTGTTTAAGAAATTTGCTATAAAGACCGTTTCCACAACCGAGATCTAAAATTCGCTCACAATTATCAGGAATAAAATTCTGAATAATTGCAATTTTTCTTTCTTCAGGTTTTATATTTATATACATTTTTGTCAATCTATTTCGATCCATATTAATTATTTAAACTTTGAAGAAAAATAAAGAACCCCCCGGAAATGCTAATATTGTAAAGATTAAACTAATTGAAACCTTCGAAATAAAAATAGGAATTGGTGATTAAATTCTTCATGTTCTTGATTCTTTTTTCATCTTGATTTGGCCTGAAGGTATTTTTCGGTGTACTCCAAGGCTTTCTCCGGATCATTTAAATGCTTAGAAAGAATCACGATCAGGTTTTCGTAGGCCTTCAGCTCGCCCGGATAAAGCTCGATCGCAATTTCATAATTTCTGGCCGCTTCCTCGTATTGCTTGTTTTTATAAGCGATGTTTCCGAGAGTGAAATAAGCTTTTTCAAACGAGGGATCGGCCGCCTCTGCCAGTCGGCATTCCTTTTCTGCTTCTTTGAAAAAACTGGAGTTATAGAAAAAGACGCATTTATTATAATGGGAAATAACATAAGCTGAAGCAATTTCCGTGTCCCAAGCGGAAAAAGGGTATTTTAAATTAAAGCCTGCCTGGTAGAGCTTCTTGTTTTTAGCAACCCGCGAATCGCGGTTAAAATCATGGCTCTGGCGGATATAATCTTGGGGGCTGAAAGGGGGCTCTCCCTTGAATACCTGGAAAAGGAAATCCCGCTGGAGCAAAAAATAATCCGGCCTCAATTTATCGGCAACTTCAACTATTGGATAATAAACCGTTGTCTTTTCAATATTGGCGGCGATGAGCTCTTTTAGTTTTTCATCCCAGTTTTCACCCTTTCTAACTCTTTCAAAAGGAATTTTAATGTCGGGGTGACGCTTTCTCAAGTAATCAATATACCACTGGCTGGTCAAAAGACGCTCTTGGACAACTTTAACATCGGTTCTCACTCCCTCGACTTCCTGCAGATAAAGGGTGGAAAAAAACATCATGTCGCCCAGGGAAATAATGAGGCTGTTTTTGTCTGCCGGGCTTAAAATGTCTTGGCCGAAATCATAAAGAAGCGTGTTTTGGCTTTGGTCGACAAAAGGATAATGCAAAAACAAGGGGAAAAGAAAAGAACAAGATAAAAAAACCAAAGCCAAACGCTTTAAAAGACCTCTGTTTTGGAAAACCCGTCCCAGCCTCTCTGCCAGAAAGTGAATGCCGTAACCGATAAAAATAGCGAAAACCACCATTGGCAGGATAGTGAATCTTTCGCCAACCGCCCGGGTTATCCGGTCATCAAGCTTTAAGTTTCCAAGATAAAATAAGAGCAAAAGGCCGCTGGATAAAAATGCCAGGGTGAAAAAAGCAAAAAGTTTTTTGTCTTTGAATAAAAGAGAAAGGCCGAAAACGCCCAAGGCCGCGCCAACAGCGGTGAATTGGATATAAAGGGACTTGAAATAAAATTCAAAATTCTCAACCATCATTTTCCAGATTGACAAAAAATTGCCCTGTGGCCCGAATGGAACCCCGCCATAGTTCTCTCTCAATATGGCGCCCGCCATTTTCCGTAAAGTGTCTGGCTCTCCCCAGTGAAAAGACTGGTTTAGGTTGGTGGCGAGGGGCAGATAAAGATAGAAGCTCAAGCCCAAAAGCAGGAAAATAGACATTAACAAAAGTTTTTTGGGGTTAACAAGGATTTCTTTTTTAGTCGCCAGCAAAAGAAAGAGAAAAGCCGGGCCCAAAAAGACAATTGCTTCCTGATTGGCAAAAGCCAGACCACAAACAAAGCAAAAAAGATAAAGATATCTATCAGCGGTTCTGTCTGCCAGAAGAATTTTCTCTCTCCAGATTAAAAGAAGGAAAATTAAAACGGCAGCCAAAAGATGATGGAGAGCAAAGACCTCGGCGGTAATGGAATAGAGCCAAAAAGCAGAGGAAAAAGCCAAAAATAGGCTGCCGGCCAAAGAAGGAACTATTTTTTTTGTCAGCCGGAAAATAATCAAGTAGACAACCAGGGCGGTAAGAGCGCCGAAAATGGCGTTCAGCAGATTAACTCGCCAAGCAACGCTCCCAAAAGGAAAAATTTCAATGAAAAACTTGGAAAGGAGCGTCAATAAAGGATAACCGGGCTGATGAGCGACCCCCAGTTTATAGGCAGCGGCAATCAGCTCCGGGCCGTCGCCCGGAGAAATTGTCGGCGCCAGCGTCAAAATATAAACAAAAAAGGGGATGAAAAATACCAGCATCCCTCCTAACAAAACCGGTTTTTTGAGGAAATTTTTCATAAAAAATATGCGTAGGGAGTCTACGCATATTTTATCATCAGATTGTTTTAAAAGATATCCTAGCTGCCTATCTTTTTACCCTTATTTCCACCTTAGACAGCAGCCATCTCAACAGAAACGCGAACAAGCCCAAAATAATGATGCCTGCAGCCAGGAATTTCCAGGGGATTACCCAAAAATTGACTGATTTTTGGTCAACAATGTCATCGTATCCGCGGTTAATGCTTGCCAAAGCAGTATAGCGGCCGAATAAAAGCGATCGGTCAAATTTAACCACTCTGGATCTCAAGGATTGCGGCATGGCAAACCAGGGATCCAATTTTATTTCCCCGACCTTCTTATTGAAAAGATTCCTGATTTCAATAACGCCGTAAAGGTTTAAATGGACGCTGCCGCGGTTTTCAAATAAAAGCTCAAGGGAAATCGGGCCTTTGTCGTAAAACCATTTTTTGGGTCCGACAGTCCTGATTTCTCTCAAAAACCCGTCTTCCTCGACATCACCCCTGACCCTGACTAGATATAAAGCCGCCACCCGGCCGGTAACATTGATGCCGCCGACAACTTCGCCCTCTTGCGACTTAATCTCTACCGGATTGGTGATGGAAACCAAAACAGCGCCGTAGCGGCCGCCCGGCTCGGCATCTGCAGGAATAGAAATCTTAATCGGCAGAGCGATCCTCTCTCCGTGGTTAAGGGTAAACTCCGTTGTTTCAGGTTTTAAATAATCTATCAAAGAATATGGTCCGTTCCGTTCCCCGCCCAAAAGCAAAGCTGAAGTTTCCCCGGTTGTGGTGCCCTTGAAGTCTTCAAGAGTGATTATAAAACTCGTTGTTTTTCCCAACCGGCTGGTAACCATTAAATTCTTAGTTGCTTCGGCTCCCGGATCCAAGAAAACCTCGTTCTGGGCCGGACCAACGGTAAAATCTTTCTCAACAGCGACATCGGGCAGTTTTTCTATGGTGTAAGCCGACGCGGATAAGGCCCAGCTCAATGCCAGAAAAATAGACAGCAGCAGAAAATAATTTTTAAAAAAACTCGTTCTTTTTCTCATTTTTTATTTATTTCTTGTTATATTCTGTTATTTCTCCAGACTAACAGTTAATTGCCTTTTGTCAAATAGAAACACACGAACATCCCCTCCTCGGCATTCAAACGCTTCAATGTCAAGGAAGGGGATATCCACCTGTTTTAAAGAATCTTATGGTGTTGACGTGGCTGTCCCAGTTACATCGGCGATGTAAGAACCGTTCGGGGCATAAACGCTACTACCCTCTTCTGCCTTAACGCACAAGCTGACAAGGGCACCTGTAGTAGAAGTTTCCGTCGCATCATCAGAAACCTCAATCGCGGTCACGCCCTTGAATCCTTGGTATTTCTTATCTGTACCGGTTGCGCAACTAGTGCCGGCCCCCCAAACAGCAGTATCAACGCCATCACCGTCAACATTAAACCCAAATTCATAGGCGCCGGCGGCAACGCTCCAGGTTTCCGGAGTATTAGCGGTTACTTCGGTATAGTCGGTAAACGCTTCTGCCGGACTCGCCTGCGCCAAGATATTGGCATTGTCTCCTTTCAGTTCCAGTTTCCAGCCGTCCTGGGAGTTGGTTTTAACGGTCCAGTCAGCGCCGGCCGCTGGGTTGTATGAAGTGGTGGTTGTCATGGTCATTGCCGTCATCACCAGACCGGCTCCAGTGGGTACGGTCAAGGTAAGTTCTTCGGTCACGGTCAGGGTGACGTCCACTTCGCCGGAGGCAGCAACGGCATCTGCTATTTCCGGCTCAAACATCATAAAAGCGATTGGCAGAAGCAGGCCTAAGGCTAGAATAAAACTTAGTGTTTTTTTCATTTTTTATTTCTTGGTCAATTCAGTATCTTTATAACACTCGACCTTTTAAATAAATGTTAACGCAAATAAGCAAACTTTAAAAATCAGCCCTTATCACATTTTACCTCAAAACAACAGGGGATGTAAGGATGTAAATAGAAAGTTATCCACAGCCCTAAATTTCAGGGTTTCAACTTCATTTTCCAGAGAATCCACAGGCCTTCTCTTATTATGCCTGCCGACATTTTGGAGATTCCGAAACGGCGCTCGTAAAAAATGATCGGAATTTCACCGATTTTGAAGCCGGCTTTAAAAGCCCGCCAATTCATCTCAATTTGGAAAGAATAGCCTTCGGACAAAACCCGGTTAAGATCAATTGCCTCAAGAACCCGGCGCCGAAAGCACTTAAAACCGCTGGTGGCGTCGCCTATGGGCACGCCCGTAACCAATCTGGCATAAAAATTTCCCAGCAGAGAAAGGAAAACCCGCCTGATGTCCCAGTTGATAACGCTTAAGCGGCCTTGGTAATAACGGGAGCCGACAGCCAAGTCGCAATCCTTTATCTTCTCTAGGAGTTTAGACAGGTATTCCGCTCGGTGGGAACCGTCGGCATCCATTTCAAAAATTAGCTCGTAATCGCGCTCCAGGGCCCATCTAAAACCGTCAAGGTAAGCTTTTGCCAATCCCTTTTTGCCCTGGCGCCTCAAGAGGAAAACTCCCGGGAAAAGACCGGCCAGCCTTTCTGCTTCCAAAGCGGTGCCGTCAGGGGAATTGTCATCAACAACCAAAATATCAAACTTTTCTCCAAGGCCGAAGATTTCCGGAATCAGTAGGCCTATATTTTCTTTTTCGTTATAGCAAGGAATGACGACTAAATTTTGGGCTGCCATTTATTATATCTGATGAATTATTTTCCGGGGATAACCATATAAAAATACTCTTCCTGTTTTCCGCTTTTAAAAACCGGTTTGATTATCCCCCAGCCGTCGTCTTTCATTTTCACCTCGATTTCGTCGGAAAAACCGGATTTGATTTTTTCTTCAAGCGCTCTTCCTTCATCCTCGGAATAAGGAATGATTAAAAGCCTTGAATTGCTTATGGCCGGCTTTTCAATTCCCAAAAAAAGGAAAGCTGTATTGACAATTTTGTCTGCGAGAAAATCACTAAATTTAGAATAAAAGAAAGAAACCCCATAACCAATATCAGTAATTTCCTGCTCGAGAGCGGCGTTAAGAAGAGTATATCTTTTGGGCAGGGCAAACCTCACCTCCGGCAAACGGATTCTCGTAATTATAGAGGTGTCGATTTTTGGCAGCTCAATCTTTGGCAGTCTAATTTTCGGCAAGCGCCACTCAAAGCCTAAATCTTCCTCTGCGAAAGAAAGCTGTTTAAAGGATCTGACGAAAACCTTAGTAACGCTGATTGCTTTTTCACCGAGAAAAATCA
This DNA window, taken from bacterium, encodes the following:
- a CDS encoding class I SAM-dependent methyltransferase, coding for MDRNRLTKMYINIKPEERKIAIIQNFIPDNCERILDLGCGNGLYSKFLKQKTKYLIGIDKNPELVNLCKLLPHYDEVHLKDIYPLSYKTKFTVIWASEIIEHLPKLDIFDQLENLTVNLIIATLPNPFSPHFKKDPSHILKYSLKSLKFYLEHRKNWKYQIYGLGFENVPIPKWLKKLSQKLLWYFPLLSPTILVVGRKI
- a CDS encoding polyprenol monophosphomannose synthase is translated as MAAQNLVVIPCYNEKENIGLLIPEIFGLGEKFDILVVDDNSPDGTALEAERLAGLFPGVFLLRRQGKKGLAKAYLDGFRWALERDYELIFEMDADGSHRAEYLSKLLEKIKDCDLAVGSRYYQGRLSVINWDIRRVFLSLLGNFYARLVTGVPIGDATSGFKCFRRRVLEAIDLNRVLSEGYSFQIEMNWRAFKAGFKIGEIPIIFYERRFGISKMSAGIIREGLWILWKMKLKP
- a CDS encoding class I SAM-dependent methyltransferase, whose translation is MASDLKQDWENVWNLEEFREVDERSLVFGIVNSILARYPKGSMALDAGSGLGQWVFYFERLGYKGYGIDIVKEAVKRCLAKAEAENSGSDFRVGDIRQMPFEDDFFDAIVSFGAIEHFPETEKAIAEIYRVLKNSGTALITVPNVFSIRTLITRPILNILKTPQFGYQGYEKSYRPKQLAKMMERAGFKHLKCGILPDGVLLGDFYRFLPFLGKSLGTIARKISFWIEKRQNILGHMAYCRGIKDK
- a CDS encoding fibronectin type III domain-containing protein; translation: MNQLPRFLKLKKLVSIPAVFLVIVVILFFADLRSIGAASESDVVHITLEVTNPIFGGSNPLLLAEIFDTTPPGISNLYIFRSTSSAIIKFDTSELALSQLSWGKTIDYEIETISETGLNAAHSFLLSNLSPSTLYYFQITVHDKKGNTAKTSNYQFTTLSLPDTTSPANTADFEAVAGRGKITLRWKNPPDADFKGVKIMRNDQFYPLDPFSGITVYSGKGSSFVDREVEEGMTYYYTAFSYDESENYSSGAMASAFLPTAVFVTPSPSPTPSVSPSPTAPVSSIQKLSLKDFEFRQEGKNIIPTGRAKIRVNNKAPVKVFVGYERMPEILKTITISLQKGGKEFLYLLRVNKEKTFYSAVFLPPEDPGMYPLIITVLDHKNRSVKTISSELLVRKEQSSIPVVPVGSWYQEIIAKIQSFINYIYQAASKLIK
- a CDS encoding DUF2723 domain-containing protein — encoded protein: MKNFLKKPVLLGGMLVFFIPFFVYILTLAPTISPGDGPELIAAAYKLGVAHQPGYPLLTLLSKFFIEIFPFGSVAWRVNLLNAIFGALTALVVYLIIFRLTKKIVPSLAGSLFLAFSSAFWLYSITAEVFALHHLLAAVLIFLLLIWREKILLADRTADRYLYLFCFVCGLAFANQEAIVFLGPAFLFLLLATKKEILVNPKKLLLMSIFLLLGLSFYLYLPLATNLNQSFHWGEPDTLRKMAGAILRENYGGVPFGPQGNFLSIWKMMVENFEFYFKSLYIQFTAVGAALGVFGLSLLFKDKKLFAFFTLAFLSSGLLLLFYLGNLKLDDRITRAVGERFTILPMVVFAIFIGYGIHFLAERLGRVFQNRGLLKRLALVFLSCSFLFPLFLHYPFVDQSQNTLLYDFGQDILSPADKNSLIISLGDMMFFSTLYLQEVEGVRTDVKVVQERLLTSQWYIDYLRKRHPDIKIPFERVRKGENWDEKLKELIAANIEKTTVYYPIVEVADKLRPDYFLLQRDFLFQVFKGEPPFSPQDYIRQSHDFNRDSRVAKNKKLYQAGFNLKYPFSAWDTEIASAYVISHYNKCVFFYNSSFFKEAEKECRLAEAADPSFEKAYFTLGNIAYKNKQYEEAARNYEIAIELYPGELKAYENLIVILSKHLNDPEKALEYTEKYLQAKSR
- a CDS encoding glycosyltransferase, yielding MSKELVIIYDTPSMTHAHIISIHNLAYYLKYFDKIHITYWSKEKVPEIFEREEGKFIFYPYLKPYNSGYIAGIKFMIWIGRTLWKICQSIPKEAKLVFMPVIPLWAGLPALVVGKLKGKKVVLRLEAHKIDYFEIESELEGHSGPGLVLKVFILKLIYRLSLPFYDLVIGISQGLIREAKKYGARKTVKIPILINAEPFLSLERKGDYFGPPRILYVGQIKKIKGLETLVLAAKALKSEGCLFRLEIAGSVTNPKDEIFSRQLKTMADGLDIEFLGHVPHLNLAEVFQRADVFVNPSFTEALGMAMMEAMASGLPVIATQTSGAKDLVEDGKTGFLVPIKDPLALKEKIKILMENPDLRKKMGEAGRERIEKILEETNKENEKLWQAI
- a CDS encoding glycosyltransferase, which codes for MKISLGIFAYNEEKNVAKLLGAVLGQKLNKVELEEIIVVASGCTDKTVEISRGFSAKDGRVRVLVQEKREGKFSAINLFLKTAKNEILAIESADTLPSEDVLERLIKPFEDSLVGMAGARPMPTNNESGFWGFASHFLWELHHQLSLAEPKMGELVAFRKIFDKIPPTAVDEAVIEAIISSAGFKVVYVPDAIVYNKGPESLFDFLKQRRRIFCGHLALRKQLGHKVSTMDWQKIFALIFKNLKPSIRFLAFVSLIVLLEALARFLGWLDYCLGRNHYIWQNIESAKNPAVVIK